From Paraburkholderia hayleyella, a single genomic window includes:
- a CDS encoding PLP-dependent aminotransferase family protein, whose protein sequence is MIELELKRESGAPHTLVEQLVQGFTEAIEKQTLRAGARLPSVRQLARLHHLSTFTVMEAYNRLAAAGLVVARRGSGYRVLPRDTPGRSTRAVEWQPPSLGATWLLSDVFADHSVPVKAGGGWLPNEWLNQRGLQQALRTVSRVPAVRLGDYGQPCGFAPLRERIVAQLDRYGLPLDVADVLLTQGATQALDLIVRTLLRPGDRVIVEDPGYCNLLQILRLAGLEVHGVSRTSSGVDLVELEALVAAHRPKAIFVNTTLQNPTGASYSMAGAFQLLRLVQREQMWLIEDDVSRELAPVGAPLFAALDGLQRVIYVGGFSKTVTPALRCGYIVAEREVLRELARFKMAVGLTSSEATERIVDKVLLEGRHTHYVEALTERLRGAHAIVEERLDELGLAVFHRPRAGLFVWARLPVDPASATAVATAALADGIWLAPGAYFRPADAPSAWFRFNVPYSTGDALWRFIKRLKLEREA, encoded by the coding sequence ATGATCGAACTTGAACTCAAACGTGAGTCTGGCGCGCCGCATACGCTGGTCGAGCAGCTCGTGCAGGGCTTTACCGAGGCGATCGAAAAGCAGACGCTGCGTGCCGGGGCCCGGCTGCCTTCGGTGCGGCAACTGGCGCGCCTGCATCACTTGAGCACCTTCACGGTGATGGAAGCGTATAACCGGCTCGCAGCGGCGGGCCTGGTGGTGGCGCGGCGGGGGTCCGGTTACCGGGTCTTGCCCCGTGACACTCCCGGACGCTCAACGCGCGCCGTCGAATGGCAGCCGCCCAGCCTCGGCGCGACGTGGCTGCTATCGGATGTGTTCGCGGATCATTCGGTGCCGGTGAAAGCCGGAGGGGGCTGGTTGCCGAACGAATGGCTCAACCAGCGCGGCTTGCAACAGGCGCTACGCACCGTGAGCCGGGTGCCGGCGGTGCGTCTGGGCGATTACGGCCAGCCCTGTGGTTTTGCGCCACTGCGTGAGCGTATCGTGGCGCAACTCGACCGCTATGGCCTACCGCTCGATGTAGCGGATGTGCTTTTGACCCAAGGCGCGACCCAGGCGCTCGATCTGATCGTGCGCACGCTGCTACGTCCGGGGGATCGGGTCATTGTCGAGGATCCGGGTTATTGCAACCTGCTGCAGATTCTTCGGCTGGCGGGTCTTGAAGTGCATGGCGTGTCACGCACATCCAGCGGGGTCGATCTCGTGGAGCTGGAAGCGCTGGTTGCCGCACACCGGCCGAAAGCGATTTTCGTTAATACCACGCTGCAAAATCCGACCGGTGCGAGTTACAGCATGGCGGGTGCTTTCCAGTTGCTGCGGCTGGTGCAGCGTGAGCAGATGTGGCTCATCGAAGACGATGTCAGCCGTGAGCTTGCTCCGGTGGGCGCGCCGTTATTCGCAGCGCTGGATGGCTTGCAACGGGTGATCTATGTCGGCGGTTTTTCAAAGACGGTGACACCGGCGCTGCGTTGCGGCTATATCGTGGCCGAGCGTGAGGTGCTGCGTGAGCTGGCGCGCTTCAAGATGGCGGTCGGGCTAACCTCGTCAGAGGCGACTGAGCGGATCGTGGACAAGGTGTTGCTCGAAGGGCGTCACACGCATTATGTCGAGGCGCTCACCGAGCGCTTGCGCGGCGCTCATGCCATTGTCGAAGAGCGGCTCGATGAGCTGGGACTGGCGGTGTTTCATCGCCCCCGTGCAGGGCTGTTCGTCTGGGCGCGGCTGCCGGTCGATCCCGCTAGTGCCACGGCCGTGGCGACCGCCGCGCTGGCCGATGGCATCTGGCTCGCGCCCGGTGCGTACTTCCGCCCAGCGGATGCGCCTAGCGCATGGTTTCGCTTTAACGTGCCGTATTCGACAGGGGATGCGTTGTGGCGTTTTATCAAACGCTTAAAGCTGGAGCGTGAGGCTTAA
- a CDS encoding cytochrome P450, translating into MRNSSNTSEALRALRQVADLPCPPGLPLLGNLHQIITRKQHLTLERWAADLGTPYRLRICGKPIIVWTDAELCQAISRERPHRYRRFAPLETVLEEMGCNGLFSVEGVAWEPQRKLVMQALSIPNIKSFYPTLHDITQRLHARWQRAAARGTTVEMTEDFKRYTVDITSALAFGEDPRTLDAEGSVIQEPLALILPTVMSRTNTPFPYWRYLKLPRDRRVEQALTELHRYVRQLMQRARERMQNEPTEHPRHFLEAMLRLRDTPGSGLSDDQVAANVFTLLLAGEDTTANSLSWTLLYATQAPLQQRLADTARAALGTHTVCPDYAGLKALDLFEAVCTEASRFRPVAAVSTFEPLEDVCLQNVQIPAGTTMFFLSRPSMQDERHFAEPQTFDVERWLRERDAHSGAHDPRAYLQFGAGPRVCPGRHLANVQMRLALSMLFANFDVELMIDPAQIKETSAFTMMPDTVPVRLTERRRPTSSLNA; encoded by the coding sequence ATGCGTAATTCATCTAATACGTCTGAGGCTTTACGCGCGCTGCGGCAAGTCGCCGATCTGCCCTGCCCCCCAGGCTTGCCCTTGCTGGGCAACCTGCATCAGATCATCACCAGGAAACAGCATCTGACGCTGGAGCGCTGGGCGGCTGACCTTGGCACACCCTATCGCCTTCGGATCTGCGGCAAGCCCATCATCGTCTGGACCGACGCCGAACTGTGCCAGGCCATTTCGCGCGAGCGGCCTCATCGTTACCGCCGCTTCGCGCCGCTCGAAACCGTGCTGGAAGAAATGGGCTGCAATGGCCTCTTTTCCGTTGAAGGCGTGGCCTGGGAGCCGCAACGCAAGCTCGTGATGCAAGCGCTGTCGATACCCAACATCAAGTCGTTCTACCCCACACTCCACGACATCACTCAACGGCTACACGCACGTTGGCAACGTGCCGCCGCCCGCGGCACGACGGTCGAAATGACCGAGGACTTCAAACGATATACCGTCGATATCACCAGCGCGCTGGCATTCGGCGAAGATCCACGCACGCTCGATGCCGAAGGCAGCGTGATCCAGGAGCCTCTGGCGTTGATCCTGCCCACAGTGATGTCGCGTACCAATACGCCGTTTCCGTACTGGCGCTATCTGAAACTGCCGCGCGACCGACGCGTCGAGCAGGCCTTAACCGAACTTCATCGATATGTGCGCCAGTTGATGCAGCGCGCCCGCGAGCGCATGCAAAACGAGCCCACCGAACACCCGCGTCATTTTCTCGAAGCGATGCTGCGTCTGCGCGACACGCCCGGCTCTGGCCTCAGCGACGACCAGGTCGCGGCCAACGTATTCACGCTGTTGCTGGCCGGAGAAGACACCACGGCCAACTCGCTTTCATGGACTTTGTTGTACGCCACGCAAGCCCCCCTGCAACAGCGCCTCGCCGATACAGCCCGCGCGGCGCTGGGCACCCATACGGTTTGCCCTGACTACGCGGGGCTGAAAGCGCTCGATCTGTTCGAAGCCGTCTGCACCGAAGCAAGCCGCTTCCGCCCGGTCGCGGCAGTCAGCACCTTCGAGCCGCTCGAAGACGTCTGTCTGCAGAACGTGCAGATCCCGGCGGGCACCACGATGTTCTTTCTGAGCCGGCCCTCGATGCAGGACGAACGGCATTTCGCCGAGCCGCAAACATTCGATGTCGAGCGCTGGCTACGCGAACGCGATGCACACTCCGGCGCGCATGACCCGCGCGCCTATCTGCAGTTTGGCGCGGGACCGCGTGTGTGCCCAGGACGGCATCTGGCCAACGTGCAAATGCGCCTCGCGCTTTCGATGCTGTTCGCAAACTTCGACGTTGAACTGATGATTGATCCCGCCCAAATCAAAGAGACCAGCGCCTTCACGATGATGCCCGATACCGTACCCGTGCGGCTGACGGAGCGCCGCCGCCCAACCTCAAGCCTTAACGCTTGA
- a CDS encoding FadR/GntR family transcriptional regulator → MKNDAVGVAPLWEPVQTETLSWRIVSQVRSAVFSGQIKAGEFLGSETSLSAQFNVSRMAARDALRTLEAVGIVQIRMGAKGGAWIAPGNPERFADALAIQLHLIGVSAEEIFDAQVAIEVTSAELAAQNATPDDLTKLQTVLAELEALRAEPLTFTDASMRFREAIVEASHNRVLLAQFRGLRFVLQPLLEPNTTRTIATRVIRSHKAVLDAIAAHDSTLARELMLERVKAIRSKVLSGTATLHAEDE, encoded by the coding sequence TTGAAAAATGACGCCGTTGGAGTGGCGCCGCTCTGGGAGCCGGTACAGACGGAAACCCTGTCCTGGCGCATCGTCTCGCAAGTCAGAAGCGCGGTTTTTTCCGGCCAGATCAAGGCGGGAGAGTTTCTGGGTAGCGAAACCTCGTTATCCGCCCAGTTCAATGTCAGCCGCATGGCCGCGCGCGATGCGCTGCGCACGCTCGAAGCGGTCGGCATCGTGCAGATTCGCATGGGCGCCAAGGGCGGTGCCTGGATCGCACCGGGCAATCCCGAACGCTTCGCCGATGCACTCGCCATCCAGTTGCATCTGATTGGCGTCAGCGCTGAAGAAATCTTCGATGCGCAAGTCGCCATTGAAGTCACCTCCGCGGAACTCGCCGCGCAAAACGCCACGCCCGACGATCTCACCAAACTGCAAACCGTGCTCGCCGAACTCGAGGCGTTGCGCGCCGAGCCGCTGACCTTCACCGATGCTTCCATGCGCTTTCGTGAGGCGATTGTCGAAGCCTCGCATAACCGCGTGCTACTGGCGCAATTTCGTGGCCTGCGTTTCGTCCTGCAACCCCTGCTCGAACCCAACACCACGCGTACCATCGCCACGCGAGTGATCCGCTCGCACAAGGCCGTGCTGGACGCCATCGCGGCACACGACAGCACCCTGGCACGTGAGCTCATGCTGGAGCGGGTCAAGGCGATCCGCTCGAAGGTACTCTCCGGCACCGCCACGCTCCATGCCGAAGACGAATAG
- a CDS encoding PDR/VanB family oxidoreductase — protein sequence MTTLQVRLHAVTYEAPAINTYELRAADGAALPSFTAGAHIDVHLPNGMTRSYSLCNAPHETHRYVLGVNRDPASRGGSQYLHETLRTGTLLAISAPRNHFPLVDDAPHTVLIAGGIGITPLLSMIQRLEQLGRSWELHDCTRTRAAAGFVATLEPYGSRVHWHHDAEPDGVQLDLAALLKRHAPTTHFYCCGPTGMLKSFEAAAATCDGARERFHVEYFAAREAPAADGGFTVQLARSQRLIQVSKGQTILDALLGAGVEVSYSCSQGVCGTCETRVLEGQPDHRDMVLTQSEQDTNRSMMICCSGSKSACLVLDL from the coding sequence ATGACTACGCTACAAGTGCGGCTTCACGCGGTCACCTATGAGGCACCCGCGATCAACACCTACGAACTGCGCGCCGCCGATGGCGCCGCGCTGCCCAGTTTCACGGCTGGCGCGCATATCGACGTGCATCTGCCCAACGGCATGACACGGAGTTACTCGCTATGCAACGCGCCGCATGAGACCCACCGCTACGTGCTGGGCGTCAACCGTGATCCGGCTAGCCGGGGAGGCTCGCAATACCTGCATGAAACCTTGCGCACAGGCACGCTGTTAGCCATCAGCGCGCCGCGCAATCATTTCCCTCTGGTTGATGACGCGCCACACACCGTACTGATCGCAGGCGGCATCGGCATTACGCCGCTGCTCAGCATGATCCAGCGGCTTGAACAGCTCGGACGCTCATGGGAGCTGCATGACTGCACACGCACCCGCGCTGCGGCAGGTTTTGTCGCAACCCTTGAGCCTTACGGTTCACGTGTGCACTGGCATCACGATGCCGAGCCCGATGGTGTACAGCTCGATCTGGCGGCACTGCTCAAACGCCATGCACCCACCACGCACTTTTACTGTTGTGGCCCAACGGGCATGCTGAAGAGCTTCGAAGCGGCGGCCGCCACCTGCGACGGCGCACGCGAGCGCTTTCATGTGGAATATTTCGCCGCGAGGGAAGCCCCCGCTGCGGACGGCGGTTTTACGGTGCAGCTCGCACGCTCCCAACGTCTGATTCAGGTCAGCAAGGGCCAAACGATTCTGGATGCGCTGCTTGGAGCAGGCGTGGAGGTCAGCTATTCGTGTTCACAAGGCGTGTGCGGCACTTGCGAAACCCGTGTACTGGAGGGCCAGCCGGACCACCGGGACATGGTGCTGACCCAAAGCGAACAGGACACCAACCGCTCGATGATGATTTGTTGCTCGGGCAGCAAGAGCGCGTGTCTGGTGCTAGACCTGTAA
- a CDS encoding aromatic ring-hydroxylating dioxygenase subunit alpha encodes MLSQAKNELLTKVGPGEPMGELLRRYWMPIAGVSEFDEVSVKPVRLLGEDLVLYKDLSGNFGLIDRQCPHRRADLAYGFVEKCGLRCNYHGWLYEQDGKCAEQPYEDVAHPQLKLKERVKIKAYPVQEKAGMLWAYLGPQPAPLVPNWEPFSWQNGFIQIVISEVPCNWLQCQENSIDPIHFEWMHNNWTTRLNGATGPYSPTHKQLDFDEFEYGFIYKRLRGDADENDPLWSIGRVCLWPNAFFLGEHFEWRVPIDDFRTLSVTWAFTRVPKESEPFTQTSIPTWHGPVTDPQTGRWITSHVMNQDFVAWAGQGVIADRTQENLGSSDRGIVMLRRRFFEELDVIAKGGEPKGLIRDPQRNECVELPIAARATFVEGMTRAEVASHPLWRHHLKDFRFQAGQPERVRRAFLDAMGLEPQPSPNLDDGAQPAAHNA; translated from the coding sequence ATGTTGTCCCAAGCAAAAAACGAGCTTTTGACGAAGGTCGGTCCTGGCGAGCCCATGGGCGAACTGCTGCGCCGCTACTGGATGCCCATCGCCGGCGTGAGCGAATTCGATGAAGTCTCCGTCAAGCCCGTGCGGTTGCTGGGCGAAGACCTCGTGCTGTACAAGGATCTGAGCGGCAACTTTGGCCTGATTGATCGCCAGTGCCCGCACCGCCGTGCCGATCTGGCTTATGGCTTTGTCGAAAAATGTGGCTTGCGCTGCAACTATCACGGCTGGCTTTATGAGCAGGATGGCAAGTGTGCCGAGCAGCCGTATGAAGACGTTGCCCATCCGCAGCTCAAGCTTAAGGAGCGCGTGAAAATCAAGGCTTATCCGGTGCAGGAAAAAGCCGGGATGCTATGGGCTTATCTTGGGCCGCAGCCGGCCCCGCTCGTGCCGAACTGGGAGCCGTTCTCGTGGCAAAACGGTTTTATCCAGATCGTTATTTCCGAAGTGCCCTGTAACTGGCTGCAATGCCAGGAAAATTCGATTGATCCGATCCACTTCGAATGGATGCACAACAACTGGACGACGCGCCTGAATGGCGCTACAGGTCCGTACTCGCCCACCCACAAGCAGCTCGATTTCGACGAATTCGAATACGGTTTCATCTACAAACGTTTGCGTGGCGATGCCGACGAGAACGATCCGCTCTGGTCGATTGGCCGTGTGTGCCTCTGGCCGAATGCGTTTTTCCTTGGCGAGCATTTTGAATGGCGCGTCCCTATCGACGATTTCCGTACGCTCAGCGTGACCTGGGCGTTCACGCGCGTACCGAAAGAAAGCGAGCCCTTCACCCAGACGAGCATCCCCACCTGGCATGGTCCGGTGACCGATCCGCAAACGGGCCGATGGATTACCAGCCACGTGATGAATCAGGATTTCGTGGCATGGGCGGGGCAGGGCGTGATTGCTGACCGCACTCAGGAAAACCTCGGCAGCAGCGATCGCGGCATCGTGATGTTGCGCCGGCGCTTCTTTGAAGAGCTCGATGTGATTGCGAAGGGCGGCGAGCCGAAGGGGCTGATCCGCGATCCGCAACGCAATGAATGTGTCGAGTTGCCGATCGCCGCGCGTGCGACGTTCGTTGAAGGGATGACGCGCGCCGAAGTCGCCAGCCACCCGCTCTGGCGTCATCACCTGAAAGATTTCCGTTTCCAGGCCGGGCAGCCCGAGCGTGTGCGCCGTGCTTTTCTGGACGCGATGGGCCTTGAGCCTCAGCCCAGCCCAAACCTGGACGATGGCGCGCAACCTGCCGCGCATAACGCTTGA